The DNA window ttccctctcttgtaAGGATTTTTAATtaatcccctccattcccatctcctccagggccaagactcctctggggattcatttaaacctggtggattcagtacaggcaggtcaagtcccctctgtccaggctgaacaaagtgtccctgtgtaagccgaaggttccaaacagccaaatcatgcactaaggacaggtccaagtcccactgcctggatgcctcccaaacagatcaagctattcaattgtctcacttatccagagggcctgatccagctgggggctccacagcctttggttcataattcatgtgcttccattcatttggctatttgtccctgtgcctctccaatcttggtctcaacaattcatactcttatagtccctcctctttctggacaattggactcctggagctccagctggggcctggctgaggatctctgcatccacttccatcagttattggatgacagtacccgcacgacagttagggtgtttggccatctgatcaccagactaggtcagatcaggctttctcttgaccattgccaacagtctacagaggatgtatcattgtggatttctggggacctctctagctctctgcctattcctgttctcatgtggtcatcatttatcatggtctgttattccttgttctccctttctgttcttgatccagctgggatctcctgcttccctaagctttctttccctcaaaccttgcccttcattactcccactgtcgtccaggttgttcatgtagatctcatccatttctctgtcattgggtgatccctgtgtttttcctagtgTCCTGTTTTTTAGGTGGCAACCTGGAGtcaatcttttaatttttaatgtttttttttgttttgttttgttttgttttttaggttgtTAACTTCTTCTTAGATTGAAAACCTCTTccatcctcttctttttctttcatgttttacaGCTTAATGgattacttttttaaagtttcttttttatttattctttgtgcttTCACATCATGAGTAatcatcccattcatttccctgtccctttgtgcccaccctctgcccttgtaaaCTCCCCCTTcctgctaaataaaataaaattaataagaaacaagagatgaaaatgaaaaaatgagtAACCAAGGGGAGTTCCAGTCAGGGCTCATCATTGATAGTGTAACAGAGATGGGATGCCTCCAACCAGACTCTTTGCAATATATGCTTCAAgtaaagataaatgaataaaagtgtttactatgtgactcactgtgttGCACTACCACTTCCATGAGGAGCACTGATTTTTAAAGTAATCCCTTATAATAGTCTGATTTTCTTTGATATATACTGTaacatttcccttttcatttctgatttgggTAATTTAGGTCCTCTCTTACTTTCTTTGAATTAGCTGGGTGAAGTTTCTGACAATTTTgcttatcttctcaaagaatcatcTCTTAGAAAAATTgagtttttgtgttgttttgtttatatttcattggtttctgctctgatttttatgatttcttgcTATTGTTTAAGGttgctattgtttttaaattttttttggatTGTATCATTAGGTCATTTACTAGAGGTCTTTCTAGTTTTTTAATGAAGGTTCTTGGAACTGTGACTGCTTTTTATGTATCCCAGAAGTTTGGTTGCATTGTGTTTTCAGTGTCATTAGTTTCagaaaaactcttttaaaaatatttacttcttCCTAGATTCACCCATCGTTCAATGATGATTTGGTTAATCTCTATGAACTAGCATATATTTGAAAGATTTGTTGTCTCTGAGTTTTCAGTTTTATTGCATTATCATCAGATACGATACAATGAGTTATCTCATCTCTTTGAACTTGTAACTTTTTGCTTTGTGTCCCCCAATTTCAGAACAGCTTCAGTGACTTGTATCTGCACAAGTCGGGGTTCTAACTACAAACTTTCAGTGGGGAAGGCCATGGATGAGATAATGAACAGGACAGAAAGCTGGGGTCAGGAGGACTATATACACTGATGTCTCATGCCTGAAAGTTTATTTAATAGCACTGATTCATGTACTATTTGCAGTACATGGACAGAATCAGAAAAACATTATCATAGAATGGGAGAGACTCAGCAGGGAGCTTACCAAGCAGTGTAGTGCAGAGGGAACACAGGCTATCTCAAGTGTGTCATAGACCAAGCACACAGCAGTCTTGGGACTGAAAACCATAGATTTTCATTGGAAAAGTCCAGTTCCTAAGATCTAAAAACTTAACTTCCTCAAGTTCCTGGGCCCAGCTCAGCTTACCTGGACAAGTACACAGAACtgaagttttctttgtctttttatcagGACCTTTCAAAGAGTTCCCAATGCTTTCATGTGCCAATGAGAGGAACGTATGTATTCTTCCCTGTGTTGGTACAATATTCTGTAGCTAATATCAAGTCTATTATGATTCATGATGTcaataatttttgttatttctttgtatatttatttttgtctagaTCACATGTGTACCAGAGAAAGTAGAGTATTGAAATCATCTTCTATTAATGGATTGATGTTAATCTATGTCTTAAACCCAGTAGTAAATTCTTTTATGAGATAGAAAGCACCAGAATATGGTGCATGTATGTTGAAGACAGTAAGATGTTCTTGATTCCCTTGATAAGAATGAAGTGTCCCAGTTTATCTCATCTGGTTATATTTACTTCAAGTTTACTTTGGCAGATATTGTGAAAGGTAAGCCTACTTGCTTTCTGGTCTCAATTGATTGGAATACTTTTGTCCACACTTTAACTCTAAGGCTGAATCTATCTTTAAAGGTAAGATGCATTTCTTGTAGACATCAGATAAatagattttgtttcttgatctaTTCAGTCAACCAGTGCTGTATGTGTTAACTGTGATCATTGGTTGATATTGgatgttgttgattgtgttctcaGTGATACTTtgtgttatatttatattcacagtttttttttttttttttttttttgctgtgttcATTCTCTTCTTTAGCCCAAATGGGAAATGGTGAGACTCAGATTTCAAATAGGAATAAAGTGCAGTATCTCTCCATCATTAGAAACATGCATCCTTGAGTTGTCCAAGCATGCTAACTGGAATGCGTCGCTCTGGACAAAGGGGAATAAATGTGGATAGTCATTCATGGCTATGAAAGGTGTTACCAGACTGTGGTAGGATAATCTCAATGGAGAGATTTGGGGGAGGCTTATCTGAAAACAGTAGAGGGCTCAGAGACTTGAGATCAGAATACTTGGTGTGATGTTTCATAGTTGTGTTGAATCTTTAGAGTGGATAATGTTTTGCTGGCAAGATTTATgttaacctgaaaaaaaaaacaagtatagTCATCTGAGCAGAGGAAACTTTGTATGAGAAAATCCCCCCATAAGTTTAGGCTGTGGGCAAGTCTATagaacattttctcatttaatgttTGATGGGGGAGGTCTGTGCCCTTTttggtggtgccactcctgggctgttCATGAttggttctctaagaaagcaggctgaaaaagCCAGGAGGATTAACCCAgggagcagcacccctccattgcctctgcctcatttcctgcctccaggttcctgcccagttaGAGTTTCTATCCTGACTTCTGTAGATGATAGAGATGGATAAGAAAATGAGAGCCAAATCAATCCTTTCCACCCAACTTGCTTTGATGATGGTGCTTcatgataacaataataatcttAACTAGGACAGGTCTGCTGCTGAGTTTTCAAATCTGGGTTAAAATCACCTGCAGAGGTCTGAGGCTCAGGCTTGAGCTGCCCACAAGCAAAGTCTCCACCCCACGTGGGCCAGAGTCTCTTTGCCTTCTTCTCTCCTGATGGGTTTTGGCTCTCTCTGGATCCCCATCTCAGACTGCTACCATACTAAGTAGCTGCCTTCAAACTCCctcaggcttctactgttctacacagttgGCAGAGTTGGTGAGccaattaagatttcttaaagggagaaattagttaaaagggatttttttccccactttaaaaaataggaaacattttCACAATGGAGAGAATTTGGTCTCTGTTCTATAACACATTGGGTGgtctgaaaatgaaacaattaaatagAGGGTAATTAATGTTGATGGCATTTACATAATGTCAATCATGATTACcatttgatcatttttatcattaaaaaggtTGGATGAAATGAGtgtcaagataaaagttttagaaaatctttttaaaacagatcttagagatattcagacccagacagaagaatttaaatgtgACTCTATCTCAGCATTGCATTGCATGGTTActgagaaacagcctaaggctttaaACTTCTAACCTTAATCTATCCGGACTCCAAATGCTCAAAAATGTATGAGCTGATTGGaatcctgtgcaaatgttagatttgaagagattcaAGGAAGCTATAGTTTCATGATATACATTCTCTGTAAAGCAGATATTAAATTtctggtcaacttgtaatagcattatccctcaagactggaaagatgtGTTTGCAGCTGTTTTAGAGGTCtgtatgtctgtacagacagacaggaagtgatagagctgggcagaaagtggaagtgatgtagctggacagagagaagaagtaagatgtcagggcacagaaaggtatataaagtgtgagtatacaggaagtacctctcttgggctgaggattctAAGTGGTAGTAAGAACCTGTGGCTGGCTTATTCTATCcgtctgatctttcagctttcaccccagtatctggctctgggttgttattaataagactgtttagcaatttgtttAATACTTTCCACTCTGATTTGCTTTGGTAACATTGTTTCATAGTAACAGTAATTACTTAACTAGGACAGGTCTGTTGGTGAGTTTTCAAATCTGTTAAAATCTCCTGCAGAGTGAGAGGTACTGATACCATCAAGGTACAAGCTGAGACTGCAGCAACCATCCTCAGAACCTGAAGTTTCAGATCTCACTCTGGCTCTCCTAGGGGGCAGATTCTAGCAGATAGGAATTGCTATGAGGAAATGGTATTTGCAGGTTCTTTCTCTCTATGTTTCAAAGCAGATTGAAAAGGGGAAGGGCTTTAgagctgagagaaaaaaaatgcaaagaaacacatacagaagaCCATGGGTTGGACTTATGCTAATGGCCCACAGACATCAATTCCATTAAAAATACAGcaacaaaatgatgaaaataaaggaaaatatgagTGTGGTAGGACCTCCGTTTATTTGATGGTGAATGGTTTTGATATCCAAACAGGAAGGTCTCCAGAATTTCTGACCATGGATTTCTAACACACACAGTGATACTATTAGGGTCAGAATTATACAAGTTAGTAAATGATGGCTTTCCCAGAgagtaaatattttcttattttttactttttttgtcttttttacttttacttttctcactttttttcttttgacttttttcaCGTTTCTTAGATGAAGCTTCATGTTTACTTTTAGTGccaccttttttttctgtttcaggtTCAGGTTCATCTTCTGGCTCTGACATTTGTTCTGGTTCATATTTTTCAGCTGATTTCCTTCTTGTGACTAGACAAATcaagagaagaattaaaaataccaaaacccaaaaaagaattaaaagagcTTGCATTAACTTCCTCCTCCTACGCCTGCTCCTATTATCTATCTTTGGCGCTGGTCCACTGTCTATACTACCTCCATAGCCACTTAGTAGACAGTCTGGTGGCTCCCATTCCTCATCGCAATGGCAGTGATATTTATTGTTGCAGACTCCTTTCTTATTGCATTGGGCTGAACAGTTCTTAAACAAAAAAGGGTTAGGGACACACTTCCTGTCAATGCACATAGAGCTTGGACCACAAGCTGTGCCATCTCTCACTGCTCCGATGTCCTCTGTGGTAATTCCAAAATGATAGTCCATACTCCAGCAAGTGACATTATTGAAGTGAATCCAATGTACTGTTTCATGGTTTCGCCTCTGTGGAATTTCTTCCACATTTTCACACTGAATTCGTCCACAGAGTACATTAGCATCATCACATCTCCTGTAGTTATAGCTGTCATTACCACAGTTACCAAAACGGTCACCCTGTGTGTTCACTTCCATGTAGCAAGTCTCATCTGCATTGTTAGCTCTCTCACCAAAAATGCTCTGACAGTGTTCCTTGCGTTTAGGGCATGTCTTATTATAACAGTAACCATCATCTCCGCAAGAACTCCCATCTTCCTTGTATACATCTTCTGGACACTCAGCTGAAGTTCCATGACACCACTCTGGAAGGTCACATTCATTGTTGTTTTCTCTACACAAGGTACCTGCTGGCAGGAACTTGCAATCTTTGCAACAAAGCCCCAAAGCACATTCAGCATCAGGTTTGAACACACAGTCCTCTGTACAGCATGTATCATTCTGACATGATTCAGAGGATCCACAGTCACACTGCTCTCCTTGCTCAACTAAACTATTCCCACACAAGGTGAGGTTTATTGTTACTTCTATATCTGGAATGTTGTATAGACAATTTCTTCTGTTAACAAATGAATACATATCATCATAACTGCAGTTGCTGAATTTAGGGGAACTAGATTGATATGCAGCCATTATGCACTCTGGTAACCCACAAGTACAGTAATCCCTATCATGAGACATACCCAAATTATGACCCATCTCATGTGCTATAATGAATGCCATGTCTTGAATTGAATCTGTCATGAAACTGTTAACTGCACAATTAGCATTTGTGCAAACTGTACCTACATAAGCTAGTCCTAAATACCCACTATATCCTTGCCGGGCAAAAAGATGTGCAATATCATTTCTAATGCGATTGTCAATGTTTCTCCTCTTCCAAGCGCAGAAATTAGAGAGGACTTTATCTATGGATTCTGTTACATTGACATGGTTTGTTTGAGTCCAAATTTCCAGTGTAGTTAACACCACCTCAATATCTATCTGAAGATAATAACCATTTATTCCATTGACAACTTGCAACATTTCCTGCATACAAGCTGTGACATTATTGTTTTTGTAAACATATCGTTTATTATCAACTGCCACATAATATTCAAGATATTTGTGGTGGGTCCACCAATTCTCATATTGGCTTTGCATAAGTGTGGAGGCTTTGCTTTCTTGAATCTTCATTTGTCTTGCTATCTCTTCGTCTGTTAACCCACATCTCATGGAAGATGAATCTGAGTCCTCACTGTCTATTTTGTATACCAGATGTTCAAATGTGGATGTCAGGTTCTTGGGCATGATTTCATAAGCTGTGCCATTTATTTCTATTATGCCTTGCAAACATCCAAAACAGGTGTTAATAATGAGCATGGATTCAGGTTCTCCATCTACATAGCCATGGTAGTAGCAGTCATTCTGCACAAAAGGTTGTTCTTCAAGGAGATCACCTTCCTCATTGTATGTGAACAGCAGGAAGTTTCTGGATATGAAGTATTTCGTGGGTTTCATGGTGATAATATGTCTCTCTCCTCCAAAGCGCAGGCTGTAGGAGAGCCAGTCTGGGGAAATATCATGTCTACTAGGGTCAGTGACCCTCAAAGGTATCACTACTTCTGGAGGGCTACTGTACCTAGCATGTGCAATTGGTGACCTTGCAGAAAGAAAGAGCAACATCCACAGGCAGAGCTGAAGGAACATGATTCTCTCATGGACCAAGGCCTCACCCACAGACACCAGAGGGCTTTGCTCTCTTAGTCCCCACTTTGGTTGCGTGCAGCACTGGTCTTCAATGGTGTGTCTTCTGGCAGAATTGATCAATCAGAGCATAAGAACTAAAGGAAAAAGTTCAAGAAAGGGCAAATATAAGTAAATCATGATGAAGTCaggttagaaaataaaatagcaacaatTGGGCTTACATCAATTTATATTCCAAGGTGTGTCAACAGTGTTCATAGATATTCTGTTTGATTGTGGTAAAATATACTTGTTCCTGTGCAAATTGATTTCTAATACACTACCAGCTTTTAATAACTTATCCTCTTTTCCCCATTGTTTctgaatgttttaattttcaaattttcctttaaataatttcatattcGCTCTTGTATTTCAGTGATACTAATTTAAATACAAAACACTAAACCTTTTCCTGCTCTTTTAGTACATTTATGTTCTTTTCTATCATTGCCTTGGCATAGCCATGGGTGTCAGAAGCCTCTCTCATACTGTACAGTTTTCTCatgtgtatttttcattttctttcttaggtATTATTATTAGTGAAGGTGCATGTGTACAGTAGTGAAGTGAAGCTTGTGTGTCTGTTaatatatgtgtggaggccatAGCCCATCCTAAATTGGTTCCTCAGAAATTATTTACCTTgtttatgctttcattttttacattttaatattttatccacttgttttatgtttgtattGATATGAACATATGAGTAcatgtagttgtgtgtgtgtgtgtgtgtgcgtgtgtgtgtgtgtgtgtgtgtgtgtgtgagtgttcatgtAGACTTCAAGAGTTAGTCTTGGATATCTGTCCTATGTCACTCTTCACCCTGGTTTCTGACACAAAGTTCATCTTTTACATAGCACTCAATAAAGAGGGGAGGTTGGCTGTTCAGCAAGCCTTAGTAATCTGCATGTCTTTGCCTCCCCATTGCTGGCACTGCACGTACAGATCACTAAACCAGGCTTTTATTTTGTTGCCAAGGTTCATTCTCATGTTCCTCTGCTTGTGAAACATTCACTTTACCAACTGATCTATCTATCCTTTCCTGGATCCTCATCCtagtttataattattttaaaatagtagtcAAGTAAGGAACAAGCTGTGTTACCAACTACAGTCCCAAGAGCCTACAAacgaaaaataatttataaagataTTTAAGGACAACATTATGGAATTATGTGCAAAATCCTTATGTGAATATTCATTATatgtaaatgttttaatttacaattaataattCTTATAGCATGTAGGTTGATGATATGtggaaaggaaatatttattcCTAATATAGTAATATTAAGATTGTACCAATAAATGTATGTCAGAATTAATGACTAAAATTCCAGTAACAAACAGAAGGTTAAAAAAACACTTTAAGGAATAATTGAGCAAGTCTAGACTGGTATTA is part of the Onychomys torridus chromosome 17, mOncTor1.1, whole genome shotgun sequence genome and encodes:
- the LOC118597747 gene encoding disintegrin and metalloproteinase domain-containing protein 26A-like, whose protein sequence is MFLQLCLWMLLFLSARSPIAHARYSSPPEVVIPLRVTDPSRHDISPDWLSYSLRFGGERHIITMKPTKYFISRNFLLFTYNEEGDLLEEQPFVQNDCYYHGYVDGEPESMLIINTCFGCLQGIIEINGTAYEIMPKNLTSTFEHLVYKIDSEDSDSSSMRCGLTDEEIARQMKIQESKASTLMQSQYENWWTHHKYLEYYVAVDNKRYVYKNNNVTACMQEMLQVVNGINGYYLQIDIEVVLTTLEIWTQTNHVNVTESIDKVLSNFCAWKRRNIDNRIRNDIAHLFARQGYSGYLGLAYVGTVCTNANCAVNSFMTDSIQDMAFIIAHEMGHNLGMSHDRDYCTCGLPECIMAAYQSSSPKFSNCSYDDMYSFVNRRNCLYNIPDIEVTINLTLCGNSLVEQGEQCDCGSSESCQNDTCCTEDCVFKPDAECALGLCCKDCKFLPAGTLCRENNNECDLPEWCHGTSAECPEDVYKEDGSSCGDDGYCYNKTCPKRKEHCQSIFGERANNADETCYMEVNTQGDRFGNCGNDSYNYRRCDDANVLCGRIQCENVEEIPQRRNHETVHWIHFNNVTCWSMDYHFGITTEDIGAVRDGTACGPSSMCIDRKCVPNPFLFKNCSAQCNKKGVCNNKYHCHCDEEWEPPDCLLSGYGGSIDSGPAPKIDNRSRLTRRKSAEKYEPEQMSEPEDEPEPETEKKGGTKSKHEASSKKREKSQKKKSPVQQVHFCGKEFKHIPYILIYQVHGVMSYVEVLIHLQLSGVQSEEYGTHDMLLSIDIPFD